From the genome of Amycolatopsis sp. NBC_01488, one region includes:
- a CDS encoding response regulator translates to MVSCIIVDDNAAFLNAARRLLRRQGMTVAGVASTGAEALRLVAEQRPDVALVDIGLGAESGLELAGRLDGVRTILISTRSGQDYRDLIADSPAIGFLPKTILSARAILDLLDGGRDGSNGAPTGHPGT, encoded by the coding sequence GTGGTGAGCTGCATCATCGTCGACGACAACGCGGCGTTCCTGAACGCCGCGCGGCGATTGCTGCGGCGGCAGGGGATGACGGTCGCGGGTGTCGCCTCCACCGGAGCGGAGGCGCTGCGGCTGGTGGCGGAACAGCGGCCGGACGTGGCGCTGGTGGACATCGGCCTGGGCGCGGAAAGCGGTCTGGAGCTGGCCGGGCGGCTGGACGGGGTCCGGACCATCCTGATCTCGACGCGGTCCGGACAGGACTACCGGGACCTGATCGCCGACAGCCCCGCCATCGGGTTCCTGCCCAAGACGATCCTGTCCGCCCGCGCGATCCTGGACCTGCTGGACGGTGGCCGGGACGGCAGCAACGGAGCGCCTACTGGGCATCCAGGAACGTGA
- a CDS encoding response regulator transcription factor, with the protein MTATRVVLADDDVLLREGLASLLARSGYEVVGQAGDGPGVLDVVREHRPELVVVDIRMPPTHGTEGLAAARVIRAELPGTAILVLSAHAEVEHAMELLASGRGIGYLLKSRVADVAEFLDTLDRVARGGSVVDPALVRELVSVRRKEDPLAVLSAREREVLALMAEGRSNAGIAKRLWVAEGTVEKHVRSILSKLNLPETGDDHRRVLAVVTFLDAQ; encoded by the coding sequence ATGACCGCAACGCGGGTAGTCCTGGCCGACGACGACGTGCTCCTCCGCGAGGGGCTGGCGAGCCTGCTCGCCCGGTCCGGTTACGAGGTGGTGGGGCAGGCCGGGGACGGCCCCGGGGTGCTCGACGTGGTCCGCGAGCACCGGCCGGAGCTCGTGGTCGTGGACATCCGGATGCCGCCCACCCACGGCACGGAGGGCCTGGCGGCGGCGCGGGTCATCCGCGCGGAACTGCCCGGCACCGCGATCCTGGTGCTGTCCGCGCACGCCGAGGTCGAGCACGCCATGGAGCTGCTGGCCAGCGGCCGCGGCATCGGCTATCTGCTCAAGAGCCGGGTCGCCGACGTAGCCGAGTTCCTCGACACGCTGGACCGCGTCGCCCGCGGCGGTTCCGTGGTGGACCCGGCACTGGTGCGAGAGCTGGTGTCGGTGCGCCGCAAAGAGGATCCGCTCGCGGTGCTCAGCGCGCGGGAACGGGAGGTGCTGGCGTTGATGGCCGAGGGCCGCTCCAACGCCGGCATCGCGAAGCGGCTGTGGGTCGCCGAGGGCACCGTGGAGAAGCACGTACGCAGCATCCTTTCCAAGCTGAACCTGCCCGAAACCGGGGACGATCATCGGCGGGTCCTGGCCGTGGTCACGTTCCTGGATGCCCAGTAG